From the Ruminiclostridium josui JCM 17888 genome, one window contains:
- a CDS encoding transglutaminase-like domain-containing protein, whose amino-acid sequence MAHLIDILTNPINIIIILPVLITLISSLVTRYNRERVIKSFYSIINSVELISGLLIALLLTRGILFDNGNKFFVFIRNHMPENIKASLEANNIYTYLCVAFVVLLIVVLIIKLIMYPLYKHVFGAMAQGIYKVMSSMSSVTRRIISFVCSIPKAAVSLICICFVLYFFSYYFTVPGLSLWIDDSVVLQGVYKTALKPVVESEIAKKIPVIINDRFVSPTMNGQEVKLAENIRDTLDNYNIKVIQYFNGVTLDDAVKSNDEIDKLALELTKGKTGEYEKAKAIYKWITKNIKYDYPKAKQIAIKTEGTKSGSIICYETRKGICFDYSSLFISMCRANGIKVRLVTGLGYSGLAWGDHAWNQFYDSNEKKWINVDCTFGVTGNYFNSPKFNLDHKGDRVQEEW is encoded by the coding sequence GTGGCACATTTGATAGATATACTGACAAATCCAATTAATATTATAATAATTCTACCTGTTTTAATAACTCTGATAAGTTCTCTTGTAACTAGATATAATCGCGAAAGAGTTATTAAAAGTTTTTATTCAATAATAAACAGTGTAGAGCTAATTTCAGGCTTATTAATTGCCTTGTTATTAACAAGGGGAATTCTATTTGACAATGGCAATAAGTTTTTTGTATTTATCCGTAACCATATGCCTGAAAATATCAAAGCAAGTTTGGAAGCAAATAATATATATACATATTTATGTGTCGCTTTTGTTGTGCTATTGATTGTTGTGCTGATAATTAAGCTGATTATGTATCCTTTGTATAAGCATGTATTTGGAGCTATGGCTCAAGGAATATACAAGGTTATGAGCTCAATGAGTTCTGTGACGCGAAGAATAATTTCATTTGTCTGCAGTATACCAAAGGCAGCGGTTTCATTAATATGTATCTGCTTTGTACTGTATTTTTTTTCGTACTATTTTACAGTACCCGGTTTATCGCTGTGGATAGATGATTCGGTAGTGCTTCAGGGAGTTTATAAAACGGCTCTGAAGCCGGTAGTTGAATCTGAAATTGCTAAGAAAATACCGGTAATAATTAATGATCGTTTTGTAAGCCCTACAATGAATGGGCAGGAAGTTAAATTAGCCGAAAATATCAGAGATACTCTTGATAATTATAATATAAAAGTTATTCAATACTTTAACGGAGTAACCCTTGATGATGCGGTAAAATCAAATGATGAAATAGATAAACTGGCTCTTGAATTAACAAAGGGAAAGACCGGGGAGTATGAGAAAGCAAAGGCTATCTACAAATGGATAACTAAAAATATAAAATATGATTACCCAAAAGCAAAACAGATTGCTATTAAGACAGAAGGAACTAAATCAGGCTCTATAATATGTTATGAAACAAGGAAAGGAATTTGCTTTGACTACTCAAGCCTCTTTATTTCAATGTGCAGAGCAAACGGTATAAAGGTAAGGCTGGTTACGGGACTCGGCTATAGTGGACTAGCTTGGGGAGATCATGCATGGAATCAGTTCTACGATAGCAATGAGAAAAAATGGATAAATGTAGATTGTACCTTTGGTGTTACCGGAAACTACTTTAACTCTCCAAAATTCAATTTGGATCACAAAGGAGATCGAGTACAAGAAGAGTGGTAA
- a CDS encoding YmaF family protein: MVNHYHFYKFNSLTSEKHSHRLTGHTEYMFGIGLFHFHIYFGTSSFNGHCHIYSGITGLPIKTTHGHKHKIGGRLSMANSHSHYYENYTHENIEYKGGKILKKVLS, encoded by the coding sequence ATGGTTAATCACTATCATTTTTACAAATTTAATAGTTTAACTAGTGAAAAGCACTCTCACAGACTTACGGGACATACTGAATATATGTTTGGTATAGGGCTATTCCATTTCCATATATATTTTGGAACATCTTCCTTTAACGGGCATTGCCATATATATTCAGGAATAACAGGGTTACCGATAAAAACTACCCACGGACACAAACATAAAATTGGTGGAAGACTCAGCATGGCAAACTCACATAGTCACTACTATGAAAATTATACCCATGAAAACATAGAATATAAGGGAGGAAAAATTCTAAAAAAGGTGTTATCTTGA
- a CDS encoding sensor histidine kinase, whose protein sequence is MNGIKKREAVLIAAIYCICIAFMTYQLLVAKNNQAVIFCIMFTVLLTALITALILLIHRYMQSVLVQLSEMVASLIDMREAEVVSVLNDDLLSKLQSQVLKLLRILKSQNIKLRNEKNEIKSLISDISHQLKTSLANLKIYVSFIMDEDIDPLMRTEYLKNIDNQLDKLNWLMESMIKMTRLESGIIQLNREESSLNDMLMTSLKQIYQKAIKKNIEIVFIPLERDTRLSIDQRWTAEAITNILDNSVKYTQESGKIKIQVHKYELFIRIDIEDNGVGFNENEVNDIFKRFYRGKNSNGIDGVGIGLYLSREIISMQDGYIKAKSVSGKGSMFSVFLPLQSY, encoded by the coding sequence ATGAATGGTATAAAAAAAAGAGAAGCCGTTTTGATCGCAGCAATTTATTGTATTTGTATTGCTTTTATGACATACCAACTATTGGTTGCAAAAAATAATCAAGCAGTGATATTCTGTATTATGTTTACGGTACTGTTAACTGCCTTGATTACAGCACTTATATTATTGATTCACAGATACATGCAAAGTGTATTGGTACAGCTTTCCGAGATGGTAGCATCACTTATAGACATGAGGGAAGCAGAAGTAGTTTCGGTGCTTAACGATGATTTATTGTCAAAGTTACAATCACAGGTGCTTAAGCTTTTAAGAATACTAAAATCACAAAACATAAAGCTTAGGAATGAAAAGAATGAAATAAAATCCTTGATTTCAGACATATCTCATCAGTTAAAGACCTCCCTTGCAAATCTTAAAATATATGTATCATTCATAATGGACGAAGATATTGATCCATTAATGAGAACGGAATACCTGAAAAATATTGATAATCAATTAGATAAGCTCAATTGGCTGATGGAAAGCATGATAAAAATGACCAGGCTTGAAAGTGGTATTATTCAGTTGAATCGTGAAGAAAGTAGTTTGAATGATATGCTGATGACATCCTTAAAGCAGATATACCAAAAAGCAATAAAGAAGAATATAGAAATAGTGTTCATTCCTTTAGAAAGAGATACTAGGTTGTCGATTGACCAAAGATGGACGGCTGAGGCTATAACCAATATTTTGGACAATTCAGTCAAATATACACAGGAATCGGGAAAAATAAAAATTCAGGTACATAAATACGAGCTGTTTATCAGAATTGATATAGAAGATAATGGTGTAGGGTTTAATGAAAATGAAGTTAATGATATATTCAAGCGTTTTTACCGAGGAAAAAACTCCAATGGGATAGATGGTGTTGGAATAGGCCTTTATCTATCAAGAGAAATAATCTCAATGCAGGACGGATATATAAAAGCAAAGTCCGTATCAGGAAAGGGAAGTATGTTTTCGGTTTTTTTACCTCTTCAAAGCTATTAA
- a CDS encoding M24 family metallopeptidase — MKEILTKRELENRVKRLCVKATEKYPDWDTIIILGRVNQYYFTGTMQDGILIIKNGGKLMYFARRSYERAKIESPLSDCIYPMGKYSDAAEVCGKLFGNTLLETDIATIEVLERLKNQFEIDRIYPIKKILSEVRAIKSQYELDAIREAGKRHKHLLEEVVPSILREGMSEVELSAELFEKMLKLGHQGVSRFNSYQTEMIIGQIAFGVNSLYPTNFDGPGGMKGLSPAVPLFGSSKTLLKKGDLVFIDVGFCIEGYHSDKTQVYMFGGKPSDEVQKIHRQCVEIQKKTAALLKPGNIPSEIYSSIIGGLDSSFLENFMGFGDRVARFLGHGVGLHVDELPVIAKGFDNPIKENMVFAIEPKKGVPQVGMVGGEDTYIVTPDGSESITGGERDIISV, encoded by the coding sequence ATGAAAGAGATTTTAACTAAAAGAGAACTTGAGAATAGAGTTAAGCGGCTGTGTGTCAAAGCTACAGAAAAATATCCGGACTGGGATACAATAATAATATTAGGGCGTGTTAATCAGTATTATTTTACGGGAACTATGCAAGACGGAATACTTATAATTAAAAATGGCGGGAAATTAATGTATTTTGCCAGAAGAAGCTATGAACGTGCAAAAATAGAGTCACCTTTATCCGATTGCATATATCCTATGGGAAAATACTCTGATGCTGCAGAGGTTTGTGGTAAGTTGTTCGGAAATACACTTTTAGAAACTGATATTGCAACTATTGAAGTACTTGAAAGACTTAAGAATCAATTTGAGATAGATAGGATTTACCCTATAAAAAAGATATTGTCTGAGGTAAGAGCAATTAAAAGTCAGTATGAACTTGATGCTATAAGAGAGGCTGGAAAACGACACAAACACCTGCTTGAGGAAGTTGTACCAAGTATTTTAAGAGAAGGAATGAGCGAGGTAGAATTATCGGCAGAGTTGTTTGAAAAAATGCTAAAACTTGGACATCAGGGTGTTTCGCGGTTCAATAGCTATCAGACTGAAATGATAATAGGACAAATTGCTTTTGGAGTAAATTCTCTGTATCCTACTAATTTTGACGGTCCCGGAGGCATGAAAGGTTTAAGCCCAGCAGTACCATTGTTTGGAAGTAGCAAAACTCTTCTAAAAAAAGGTGATTTGGTTTTTATTGATGTAGGTTTCTGTATTGAAGGATATCATAGTGACAAAACACAGGTTTATATGTTTGGTGGGAAGCCTTCAGATGAAGTACAAAAAATACACAGGCAATGTGTTGAGATACAAAAGAAGACTGCGGCTCTTCTAAAACCCGGCAATATACCATCTGAAATATACAGCAGTATAATAGGTGGTCTTGACTCTTCGTTTTTAGAAAACTTTATGGGTTTTGGAGATAGAGTTGCTAGATTTTTGGGTCATGGAGTTGGTCTTCATGTAGATGAACTTCCTGTAATAGCAAAAGGCTTTGACAATCCAATAAAAGAGAATATGGTTTTTGCCATTGAACCCAAAAAAGGTGTACCACAAGTTGGAATGGTAGGCGGCGAGGACACATATATCGTTACGCCTGATGGAAGTGAGAGCATTACAGGAGGAGAAAGGGATATTATATCAGTATAG
- a CDS encoding glutamine synthetase III produces MSLISQIFGSNVYNDTVMRERLPKATYKALKKTIDEGLPLDFEIAEVVASSMKDWAIEKGATHYTHWFQPMTGITAEKHDSFINPTDDGKVILEFSGKELIKGEADGSSFPSGGLRATFEARGYTAWDCTSPAFIKNNTLYIPTAFCSYTGETLDKKTPLLRSMECLSKNAVRLLKLFGNENVTRVTPTVGPEQEYFLIDKKMYDKRKDLIFTGRTLFGSKAPKGQEMDDHYYGSIKPRVSAFMKDLDHELWKLGISAKTEHNEVAPAQHELAPIFTTANIATDHNQLVMELLKTVALRHGLVCLLHEKPFAGVNGSGKHNNWSLTTNDGQNLFDPGKTPHENAQFLIFLCAVIKAVDEYADLLRLSASNPGNDHRLGANEAPPAIISIFLGDDLTKILDQIVSGEDIETNGIEKLKVGVKTLPALRKDTTDRNRTSPFAFTGNKFEFRMVGSSASIASPNFFLNTIVAHVLEEFADRLEKAKDFSKEVNNIIKDVVKENGRVIFNGNGYSDEWVKEAEKRGLPNIKSYVEAIACLLKEKNMAVMEKHNVFSRVEMHSRYEISLEKYIKTINIEAMTMLEMAKRQLLPACIKFETEIAKSINEIKNCGIEADLSANTELLNETASFVSQFKKEISLLENSLSKAQHSFEDTFEQAMFYRNDVFARMEALRKVADELERIVDSNIWPIPTYADILFNI; encoded by the coding sequence ATGAGTCTGATAAGCCAAATATTCGGTTCAAATGTATACAATGATACCGTAATGAGAGAACGGTTGCCTAAAGCTACATACAAGGCATTGAAAAAAACTATTGATGAAGGTCTTCCGTTAGATTTTGAAATAGCTGAAGTAGTTGCCAGTTCAATGAAGGATTGGGCAATCGAAAAAGGTGCTACCCACTATACACACTGGTTTCAGCCAATGACTGGCATTACAGCGGAAAAACATGATTCCTTCATTAATCCTACTGATGATGGAAAAGTAATATTGGAATTCTCCGGCAAAGAGTTGATTAAAGGTGAAGCAGATGGCTCATCTTTCCCTTCTGGAGGTTTAAGAGCCACTTTTGAGGCACGAGGCTACACCGCTTGGGACTGTACTTCACCTGCATTTATTAAGAACAATACGTTGTATATCCCAACAGCATTCTGCTCATATACAGGTGAAACACTTGATAAAAAAACGCCTCTCTTAAGATCTATGGAATGCCTTTCAAAAAATGCAGTAAGGCTGCTCAAGCTTTTCGGTAATGAAAATGTTACTAGGGTTACTCCAACCGTTGGCCCTGAGCAGGAATATTTCCTTATTGATAAGAAAATGTACGATAAAAGGAAAGATTTGATTTTCACAGGACGTACTCTTTTTGGCTCCAAAGCTCCAAAGGGACAGGAAATGGATGATCATTACTACGGCAGTATAAAGCCAAGAGTTTCAGCTTTTATGAAAGATCTTGACCATGAATTATGGAAGCTTGGTATTTCAGCAAAAACAGAGCATAATGAAGTTGCTCCTGCGCAGCATGAGCTTGCTCCTATTTTTACAACTGCTAATATTGCCACTGACCATAATCAGCTTGTTATGGAACTTTTGAAAACAGTTGCCCTAAGACATGGTTTGGTATGTCTGTTGCATGAAAAGCCCTTTGCAGGAGTTAACGGTTCCGGTAAACATAATAACTGGTCACTTACAACAAACGATGGTCAGAACCTTTTTGACCCGGGTAAAACCCCACATGAAAATGCACAATTCCTGATTTTCTTATGTGCCGTTATAAAAGCTGTAGACGAATATGCCGATCTTTTAAGGTTATCTGCTTCCAACCCAGGAAATGACCACAGGCTAGGTGCAAACGAAGCCCCACCTGCTATAATTTCCATTTTCCTTGGTGATGATCTTACAAAAATACTTGATCAGATTGTATCTGGAGAAGATATTGAAACAAATGGCATTGAAAAGCTCAAGGTTGGTGTTAAGACACTTCCAGCACTTAGAAAAGACACTACTGACAGAAACAGAACATCACCTTTTGCCTTTACCGGCAATAAATTTGAATTCAGAATGGTTGGTTCTTCTGCATCCATTGCATCACCTAACTTTTTCTTGAATACAATAGTTGCACACGTTCTTGAAGAGTTTGCTGACAGACTTGAAAAGGCAAAGGATTTCTCAAAAGAAGTAAACAATATTATTAAAGATGTAGTAAAAGAAAATGGAAGAGTAATATTTAATGGTAACGGCTATTCCGATGAATGGGTAAAAGAAGCTGAAAAAAGAGGCCTTCCAAACATTAAAAGTTATGTGGAAGCAATTGCTTGCCTGTTGAAGGAAAAGAATATGGCTGTTATGGAAAAGCACAATGTCTTCTCCAGAGTTGAAATGCATTCAAGATATGAAATCTCACTTGAGAAATATATCAAAACAATTAATATAGAAGCTATGACCATGCTTGAAATGGCAAAAAGACAGCTTCTTCCAGCTTGCATCAAATTTGAAACTGAAATTGCAAAATCTATAAATGAAATTAAGAACTGCGGAATTGAAGCAGATTTAAGTGCTAATACAGAATTGCTCAATGAAACAGCTTCCTTTGTTTCACAATTTAAAAAGGAAATTTCTCTATTAGAAAATAGTCTAAGCAAGGCTCAGCATTCTTTTGAAGATACTTTTGAGCAAGCTATGTTCTATAGAAATGACGTTTTTGCAAGAATGGAAGCCTTAAGAAAGGTTGCTGATGAGCTGGAGCGTATAGTAGATTCAAATATATGGCCTATACCAACCTACGCTGATATCCTATTCAATATTTAA
- a CDS encoding polysaccharide deacetylase family protein, with protein MKIRLLLVKAKKIPKKVAIAIMFILICTIFVTIGYTTDSIGVFNSAKHLPIYSVETDKNAVSITFDCAWGADDISQILDTLKSENVKATFFMVGQWAEKFPDAVKLIANDGHDIANHGYSHLRMSTISKEKCKSEIELCNKKLEEISGEKINLFRPPYGDYNNTVIDTCNEMGCYPIQWNVDSLDWRKEMSRQDILDRILKRTKPGAILLFHNDTKYTAQLLPEIIKGLKSQGLEFLPVSQLIMKENYYIDEQGRQHKNK; from the coding sequence ATGAAAATAAGATTGTTATTGGTAAAGGCAAAAAAAATACCCAAAAAAGTTGCAATTGCGATAATGTTTATACTGATATGTACAATATTTGTTACAATAGGTTATACGACTGATTCGATTGGAGTTTTTAACTCAGCAAAGCACCTTCCAATTTACAGTGTTGAAACAGATAAAAATGCTGTATCAATTACATTTGATTGTGCATGGGGTGCAGATGACATATCTCAAATACTTGATACCCTTAAAAGCGAGAATGTAAAAGCAACATTTTTTATGGTTGGTCAGTGGGCTGAAAAGTTTCCTGATGCAGTTAAACTTATAGCAAATGACGGTCATGATATTGCCAACCACGGGTATTCGCACTTGCGTATGAGTACAATCAGTAAGGAGAAGTGCAAAAGCGAAATAGAGCTATGCAATAAAAAGCTTGAAGAAATATCAGGAGAAAAAATAAATCTTTTCAGGCCTCCATACGGAGATTACAATAATACGGTTATTGATACTTGTAATGAAATGGGATGTTACCCCATTCAATGGAATGTTGACAGTCTTGATTGGCGTAAGGAAATGAGCAGGCAGGATATATTGGACAGAATTCTCAAGAGAACCAAACCTGGAGCAATACTGCTTTTCCATAACGATACCAAGTATACTGCGCAGCTTCTCCCTGAGATTATAAAAGGGCTTAAATCTCAGGGACTAGAATTCTTACCTGTATCCCAGCTAATAATGAAAGAGAATTATTACATAGATGAACAGGGTAGACAGCATAAGAATAAGTAA